TCCTAAATGCCAGCGACCTATCTTGACTGCGCACTCAATTTCGGAGGCGAAAGCTAGAGAGATATTAAAAAACACGACAAATGCAATACAATCCGCAATGCTTTCACCATCTTAGCCTATTCAAATGTCAGGGCAAATTAAATCGATGATTGACCTTTTCCGCGCCATATGACGTGTTTGTGGTTAGGTAGCCCACAGAGCTCCTTATCCAATGGGAGCTTTGGTGCTATTTCTAATTTTTGCCGGGACTCACTCATGGTCAAGTGTGGAGATGGATCAGAATATCCTATAGCCCTTTTGAAATCGTGGTGAATAAAAAATCGGTAAGGAACAGGAAGCAGTGAGTAGCTATGTCAAGGGAAGAGATTTTAATGGGGAGAAATGTACAAATGAAAAATGCCACCTAGCTTAATTCAAGAATTTATAAGAAGCTCGGACAAAAACAAGAGCAAAAAAGCATACTCTTTCTTCTTTAAATATTTGCCCCTTTAGCCTCCTCTTCTGTAGCCGAAATAATATTCCCAGCTGTTATTCTTTACCGTTTCGGTATTTTTTATCAATCTCTTTCTTTTCTACCGGTGCTCAAACTGCGGTGGGCATTCCTTGATGAGTTCACTTGGAAAGTGGCTTAAAGCCGGAAGGTAAGGTTGGGGCCTGGGTTGTGTTCTTTGTATAGTAGGTATGATAAATTTTGTAAATGTAAAGATGCATAATATAGAGCAGCTATTTTTGAATTAACTGTTAACCTCTTTAAGAGATCATAAATTGAATATTAAAATTCGTAATGAAAGTGGTGGAGATGCTGAGACAATCCACCGAGTTACAGTCCTAGCATTTCGGGATGCTCCACATACTAATCACACTGAGCAGCTTATTGTGGAGGGTCTTCGCAAGGCAGGTGCATTATCTTTATCTCTGGTGGCTGAGTCAGATGGAGAAATTGTAGGTCACGTTGCCATTTCACCAGTAAACATTTCTGATAACTCGACCAACTGGTTTGGACTTGGGCCGATTTCAGTACTACCTGAGTATCAAGGAAGGGGAGTTGGCTCGAAACTTATGGGGAAAGCTCTTGCAGACCTTAAAGAAAAGGGGGCAGAGGGTTGTGTAGTACTTGGGGATACTAATTATTATGGGCGCTTTGGCTTCAAGGTGATCGATGGATTGGTTTTGCCAGGGGTTCCAGCAGAGTACTTCCAGGCACTGTCATTTGGTAGCAATTTTCCGCAGGGAGAGGTTGTGTACCACGAGGCATTCTCGGTTCAAGGTTAAGAATCGGCTACACAGCGACTGACTTTCTACCGTTTTGCGGCTCTGGGCCGACGCGTGGCCTGAGTCAAGCACGGTTTATACACCGTTATTTGCTAGGGTTGTCTCTATAGAGATTATTAAGGCTCTTTTTTTTGGGCCTCCTTCCTTGGAGAATCTACTTTCAACGCTTCCCATTGCCTGCTTTCGCTCGTTTCCGATACGTACATAGATCTCTTCTCCGGTTGATAGTCTTGGCGATTTATATTCTTATTTGGCGGGTGCCTAGGTTTGCCATTCGAGTTTTCCTACAAAGTTGAATTTACGAGTCGTGAACCTCTACAGCCAAATCCGCGTAAGAAATCCACGATTATCAGCTCGATTAACCTTAGATCCGTGGCAACCACATTCCCATCGTAGCGGCAAAAATACCAATGGCCATAAACACAGTCAAAGGTATCAGGGTACTGACAAAAGCAATCTGAGTACCTTGTGCGGTTCCACGCTTTTGACAGTGAAAATACCATTCCAGCATGGCCAGCGGGAGGAGGTATTGGCCGAAGCCCAGTGCATACAGGAATGGCCCGGTAAAAGATTCCCAGTCGACTCCCCAGCCGCCGGTGAGCATTGCCCAGCCCATCAAGGCTACACGAAAGAACCACACCGCACTGGCAGCCATAAATAGGCGTAAGGCCCAGCGACGGTGCTCAGCAAAGCGTCTGGCCATCGCGGTACGCACCGCCAGAAAGGCAAACATCAAAATTAGTATGCCGTCCATGGTGATACTGATCTGTGATACCAGATTACCAATAGTGTGCCGCGTCCAGGTCATGTAGAGCCCCGCAACACTGGCGATGACGGCAGTCAGCAGATAGCTGTGTCCCAACCAGCGATGGAAGTTGGGGGCATGCCGTCGCACTGAAGGGATCAGCTGCAGGGGCCCACCGCCGATTACAATTGCGGCCAATAGCACGTGACTCACCGAAGCGAGATTACCCAGTGTATCTCCCTCGCGGAATCCTGCCGGAAGGTGCAGTCCTTTCAAGCCGTGCACCCCCGATTCGGCAATGGGTGGGTAGAAGACGGCCAGGATATAGGCAAAGAAGATCGCATGGCCGATGGCCGCGATGCAGAACCAGGTTTTTACCGACAGGTAAACGGCCCGCCGGGTGTCGAATGATCGCGGCAGTGTTTGGCTGAGTACAGCGTCGTTCATGGGGTTTCTCCAGGCGTTTATGGTGCGTACTTGGGCTGAATGTGCCTGCCGAGCATGTTCGGTTTTTTCAGGCACACGCACATCGGCCACAGGCAGGAATCGGGCCTCCCCCAAAAGGTGGAGATGCGACTGCTCCCGCCTCCCCCGAAAGCCCCATGACAGCTGGTTGCGCCTGGTTTAGCATGCGGAAATGAAATCGTCGTCCCTAAATACACCTGCGCCGAATCCGCTCAACACCAGCTCGGAACTACCCAAGCTTCCGGTGTGGCAGCCCTTCCGCGGGCCATTCGAACGCTGGCCGCACCTGACTGATCTGCTCATCGCCTTGCTCATGTTTTTGCTGACGCTACTGATGTGGTCGCGCGACGAGGCGCGGGAAGAGCTGGCCATGCAAAATCTGGGGGATGTTATTGCTTTCCAGTGTGCGTTCATTGGCTCCTTCGCTCTGTTGTGGCGTCGCACACACCCCTGGCAGGTACAGGCCGTTATTCTCGGCGCAACAATATTGCTGGAACTGGGTTTACCGGCGGATGGCATCGTTGCCATGGCGGTTTCGCTGTATAGCCTTGGCCGCTACGAGGCCAATACCCGAGCCAGTTTTATCGGAGTCATCGCAACGCTGGTTTTTGTGGCGATTGATCAGGGTATTCCGGTTCAACCAACTGCGGCAGGCACAGTAACGGTGATGCTGGTATGGGCGTTGTGGTATATCGGTCGTCGGCTGCGTTTTCGCGGCGAATATCTCCGTTTACTGGAAGAGAGAGCTGAGTATTTGGAGCGCGAACGCAATGCCGAATCTGAGCGTGCGGTAGCGGCCGAGCGCACACGAATCGCCCGCGAGATGCATGATGTGGTGGCGCATCAGGTGAGCCTTATGACCGTGCAAGCCGGTGCCGCCAGGGCCATCAGCCGCAATAACCCGCAAGCCGCCAGTGAGGCCATGGCTTCGGTGGAGGCTGCTGGCCGTCAGGCCATGACAGAAATGCGCCATCTACTTGGCGTACTGCGCCCGGCCAGTAGCGACACCGCGCTCACGCCGCAACCGGGTCTCAATGATTTACCGGCTCTGATTGAAAAGGTCCGGCAGGTGTTAAGCGAGGTCGACTACGAAACCCACGGCATGCTGGAGAATGTACCGACCAGCGTCGCTCTCACCGCCTATCGTATCGTTCAGGAATCTCTCACTAATGTCATCAAGCACGTTGGAGCCGCTGCGCGGGTTCAAGTGAGCCTGCGCGTAGACCATGAGACTCTAGTGATTCGTGTAGCCGATGATGGCAACACCATTGGCGACCGGCCCATGGTGGAAACAACTATTGACGAGCAGCCTGGCGGTGGGCACGGCATTGCAGGCATGCGCGAGCGCGCGGAATTGCTCGGCGGCCATCTGTATGCGGGCGCGGTCGATGGTGGTGGTTTTGAGGTGTATGCACAACTACCTACAGGAATGGTGAAAACATAATGTTGCGAGTGATGGTGGTGGATGACCAGGCTTTGGTACGGTGTGGTTTTGCGCTGATCCTGAACAATGAGCCCGATATTGAGGTGGTCGCCGAGGCGGGTACCGGCATTGAGGCAGTTAAAGCCGCACGAGCGCATCAGCCGGATATCATCCTGATGGATATCCGCATGCCGGAGATGGACGGGCTGGAAGCCACGGCACGCATCCTGGAAGCTAGTGATGCAACTTGCCGTGTCATTATTTTGACTACGTTCGATCCCGATGAATACGTGTTTCGTGCGTTGAGGGCCGGGGCCAGTGGCTTTGTGCTCAAGGATATTCCCCCGGAGGCACTGGTGCAGGCAGTACGCACCGTAGCAGAGGGCGGTGCCATGCTTGCACCGGGCATCACTCAACGCCTGATCAGCCAGTTCGCACAGAAATTGGGGGCAGGGCGCAACCTGTCAGAACGCCTGGAACGCCTCACTACTCGCGAGCGTGAGGTACTGGAGGCCATCGCCGCTGGCAAGAGCAATGCCGAGATTGCCGAGGCTCTGTTTATTGGCCCCGCCACTGTGAAAACCCACGTTTCCAGCTTGCTCTCCAAACTGGGGTTACGCGATCGTGCACAGGCGGTCGTGTTCGCTTACGAATGTGGCCTGGCCACCGTAGGGGAGCGCGATGTCGGTTTCTAGGCCAACACGCGCTTTGCAACGTAATGCACTGTATCGGCTTGCTGCCATCGGCGCAGTAATTCTGGGGCTGTTCCTCACCCTCGGAGCTCAAGGTCACTTTACAGCCGTTTGGCCACTGGTAACCAGCGACGGAATGGGTTTATCCCGTCGCTTGCTGTTGATGTTGCCCGGCATGATGCTTGCCGGCACCGCGGTGTTGAACTTCCTGCTCTGCAAACCACTCTGGCAAGAACGTGGTTACGGCCTTAACGTTACACTTGCGGGCAATCTGCTTGCTATGAGCTATTTGCTCTACCTGTTGTTACGCGGCGTACCCAATCACCCTATTGGCGTTTTCCTCGCATTGGAGATGTCTTTTGTACTGCTGCTCGTAGTAACAAGGGCGGGACTGGTCTGGCCTGCGGTAGCAGAAGCGCCGGTTGAGAAGGGCATGCAGTAATGTATACGCTCGGGGATTGCACTAGCTACCCGGCACCTTAAACCTCAAGCTTGTTATTAACTTGCTAGCTTCTTTCTGAAGTCAGACAAATCGATTTCTCTTTGTACTTTTGAAGCCCTGACCGGGTCGTTTTTGGAAAACAACTTCACCCGTCAAAATGATTTTGATCTCCACCAAAACTTTCAAAGTAAAACACCTGTCCGCTAGTATTATCACGAAGTGACTCGAAAAGAATCTTCCCGGTAAGTGCATTGCTTTTTCTCCGAAGCTCGATCGATAGCTTCCCGCATAAACTTTGCTGAAACAAAATTTATCTGCTTGATGATTAATGTTTAGACCAGCAAATCCTTGTTCAGAGTTCTATCGAAATCTTACTTTAAATATATGTGCCAACTAAAGTGAGGGTTCTTGGTCTTCTTTGTCTTTTTCGCTTACGAATGTGGCCTAGCCATTGTGTGGGAGCGCGGTGCCGGCTTCTAGATCAAAACCCGCTTTGCAACGCAATGCACTGTTTTCTCCCTGAAAATTTCAATTAACTTTGTTTTTTGATCGTAAGTTTTCTCTGCTACAATCGGTGTGCGTGAAAACGTTATCTTTATGGCAAGAAGTCTGAAAGATGGATGAACTATTAAATAATTTAGATAAGTTAGCAGTTAATAATAGGCTTGAATCTCAAGCTCTTGAGGGGGCAAAAAAATGGGTGAGTTCCAAAGATTTTGATATAGATAATTCCGTAACTAGAAAATTCAAGTATGAGTTTCATGCTAATAAGCTATGTTTCAAGCATGAGTTTAAGGCTGTTCCATATATAGAAACATACTTTAATATTGTTCTTGATGAAGTTGAGGTGGGTTATTATTGTTGGGTTTCTGATCTAAATGGTGAAGTCCTTGACGATTTGTTAGTAATAACAGATCGCGAGTTGAAGTGTAGATAACAAGGCTCTGATATAAACAAGGGGCCTTAACCTTAATCCGCCGCTATAAGAATCCAAATGAGTAGATTTCAAAATTGGAAAAAAACAAGTAATAGACTTGGAAGTTATATGTTCCCTTTGGCGATCGTTTGGCTGGGGATTGGTTTAGGAAATGATCTCAAAAATCAAGAGTATGGTAATATTGTAACCACAATAAAAAATCATGAATTTCAAAACAGTTGTAAATTAAAGCTGGATGTTGATACAGAATTTCCACTTGGTTGGTCTCCATCCAGTTTTGATGTTAAATTGGAAAGGGATGGGAAAGTGGTAAGTACTTCAACAAGTAAGTACTTCAAGCCTGATAGGATCGAAAGGTCCCCAGGTGAGTTTTACTACATGTTTAAGTGGTCTGAAATGCAAGAAGGGCGATTAATAGCCTCATATCTAGAGATGGAGATTGAAAGAGGAGATGCACTCAAATGGATAAAGGTCTCCGCTTGCGAAGTATTGGAGGGGGACGACTATTTTTACGCTAAAGCTGATTTTTG
The DNA window shown above is from Microbulbifer variabilis and carries:
- a CDS encoding GNAT family N-acetyltransferase; its protein translation is MNIKIRNESGGDAETIHRVTVLAFRDAPHTNHTEQLIVEGLRKAGALSLSLVAESDGEIVGHVAISPVNISDNSTNWFGLGPISVLPEYQGRGVGSKLMGKALADLKEKGAEGCVVLGDTNYYGRFGFKVIDGLVLPGVPAEYFQALSFGSNFPQGEVVYHEAFSVQG
- a CDS encoding DUF2306 domain-containing protein, giving the protein MNDAVLSQTLPRSFDTRRAVYLSVKTWFCIAAIGHAIFFAYILAVFYPPIAESGVHGLKGLHLPAGFREGDTLGNLASVSHVLLAAIVIGGGPLQLIPSVRRHAPNFHRWLGHSYLLTAVIASVAGLYMTWTRHTIGNLVSQISITMDGILILMFAFLAVRTAMARRFAEHRRWALRLFMAASAVWFFRVALMGWAMLTGGWGVDWESFTGPFLYALGFGQYLLPLAMLEWYFHCQKRGTAQGTQIAFVSTLIPLTVFMAIGIFAATMGMWLPRI
- a CDS encoding sensor histidine kinase; the protein is MKSSSLNTPAPNPLNTSSELPKLPVWQPFRGPFERWPHLTDLLIALLMFLLTLLMWSRDEAREELAMQNLGDVIAFQCAFIGSFALLWRRTHPWQVQAVILGATILLELGLPADGIVAMAVSLYSLGRYEANTRASFIGVIATLVFVAIDQGIPVQPTAAGTVTVMLVWALWYIGRRLRFRGEYLRLLEERAEYLERERNAESERAVAAERTRIAREMHDVVAHQVSLMTVQAGAARAISRNNPQAASEAMASVEAAGRQAMTEMRHLLGVLRPASSDTALTPQPGLNDLPALIEKVRQVLSEVDYETHGMLENVPTSVALTAYRIVQESLTNVIKHVGAAARVQVSLRVDHETLVIRVADDGNTIGDRPMVETTIDEQPGGGHGIAGMRERAELLGGHLYAGAVDGGGFEVYAQLPTGMVKT
- a CDS encoding response regulator, whose product is MLRVMVVDDQALVRCGFALILNNEPDIEVVAEAGTGIEAVKAARAHQPDIILMDIRMPEMDGLEATARILEASDATCRVIILTTFDPDEYVFRALRAGASGFVLKDIPPEALVQAVRTVAEGGAMLAPGITQRLISQFAQKLGAGRNLSERLERLTTREREVLEAIAAGKSNAEIAEALFIGPATVKTHVSSLLSKLGLRDRAQAVVFAYECGLATVGERDVGF